A stretch of DNA from Cryptomeria japonica chromosome 4, Sugi_1.0, whole genome shotgun sequence:
AATAAAAGGAACATTGAAGGAGAATCTTCATATTTCATGGACCATAACTTTGTCTATCTATTATATTTATTTCGGTCATGTTTGAGATgctacatacatatgtacatgaaTCATCCTTCAAAATTCACATGAACCTCGTATTTTGGAAAAATGCATGCTTACTGCATTTCCCTAAGTAGTTATGTCGCTTGTTTTGAGAAATATCTTAATACTTTTATATAGCTATAAATGATATTCATCATGTATTAATTGGTTCACATGCTTATCATTTATTGCTCCTATCCCTATGCTTTTCCCATATCATTAGCCTTATGTGTTTATATTTCTATTCTAATTATATTGCATATTGGATTATGATAATTAGTCAATATTAATTCATAATTCAATTGTATCAAATACAAAACCATTCTAGTTGTTTAAGCCATAGCACATCCATTACAATAGatcataataattttatttataaaattaaaatcaaatgttTAGTAGAGTACTTACCTTTGATCCAAGACTAACATTGAATAAATCTTTACAATTTGACACATATGATATTCATTTGAATCCATCAAATCATGCACCATCCTAAAAGTAAATTGACAATCTCATAATACATTACGCATATATGATTATACTTATTATTTAATACTACTTAATGAAATTAATTACAATCTAATCTAAATATATTTATGCGTATATATTAATGTAAATCATTCATAAAGCAAACCTTCTTTTGTCTCTCCATTTATAAGAATGGAGGTGAACTGATAAGCTTATAAGTTAAAGACCGAACAATTGGAAAGGGACTCCAATTATAGGGGCGTTCCTAATCTCATTTAAGCACATGTTAATTAaccaaatatgagaaaacaattgGCTTCATGAAACATTCATCCTTGCCTGTTTGGTTTGCATTACAGAACAAAACCACTTGATTCCGACAAAAGGTCGATTATAATTTTTCAAAATCCTCATCAGAAAAAAAATATAACTTCAGTCAAATGGTATGGTAGCTAGTAGTTTAGGTTTTCGTTTCACTAAGTGGCTTTTAAAAGCAATTGACCGGTATTTTTAATTCAACTTTCAGATCGTTGCCAAAGTATTATTCTGTTTAACCGTTCGTAAGAAAGATGTACATATATATAGTACCATTATATGTCAAACATTGACACAAATTCACACAGTAACTAAAATCCCGACCAAATGACCTACAGTAAAACCATCTGCTGATCTTTTGGATGGAGAAAATGAAAGACCAGGAATATCTTTAAAATATTTAAGTGCGTACCAGTTCTATGTATGCCCACATCGTGGAAGGCTCATGCTGGAAATTCAAAACAACTAGTTTAAGGGGGACTAGTGCTAAAAAAGACTAAATCCACCAGTGTTTAGGGTCTCAAAAATGGTAGTATGATAATCAATCTGCTCCTCTACAGGAGGATAACTCATGGGAAATTCAGGTAGCCGCGCTGACCATGAATTTATGAGGGTATTCAAGAAATCCCTTTCTAATCCACCAAAAAGTTCAGAAAAAGTATCACAAATTTGCACTCCGCCTTCCTCCAATGAATCTCTCTCAATTGGGTATTCTTTTTCCCTTGCCTGCTTTGGAAAACAATTCTCATCAACGACCGCCAAGGCGTGGGAATGATTCGCTGCAGATTGATCTGGGACtatactcttcttcttcttcttctttgaaccGACTGTACCGGTCACCTTCTTCGGTGCCGATTTCTTTCCTGTAAGCTTCTGGACTAGGGCAAGGAAATTGGCCGGATCAGTTTTGAAAATCTGTGGAGGAGGAATCTGCACGGTTCGAAAGGTGGGGATAATTCCAGTGGATGCAGCCTTCAATTTAGATATTATGTGAGAAGCCTTGGCAGTTCCAAGCATTGTCTTGGGGCTGCCCGATTGCTTATCTGTAGATTTCATGCCTTGATCTTTGTGAATCAAGAATTGAACCCACAATctaaattgaaaatccacctaaaTTGAAAAGAGAATTATTCAGCAGCCTAAATGGTGGATCTTATTTTACCATTTCTGGACTAGTGCAAAAGAGTCGGGGAGACAGAAAGGGTGAAGATAATACTGCAGTAAAGGCGGAGAATTCGATGAGTGACGGCCCAAAACAAAACCTTTTGCTTTATAGGAGTGGGTGATAAGGAAGATTCCATGAATTAACGCAGTTACTTCGTCTCAATTTCCCGTGTGTTTGCTTGGTTCCTGCATTCCATCTTCGACACAGGACACGAAATTTGTCTTTTACCAATGGCTCCACTTACATTAAGCAGTCAAATGGTTACATGTTACCCAATTTCTATTCCCCACGTGGCTGTTTTGGAACTGTACAAATTTTGGCTATGTAGGGCCACATATAGTTTGACCGAGAAATAGAGGTTCTTCTGATGAATTTTTCCTATtatatttttacccttttttttttcaaatttgaggtttttattttatttacacaTTAAGTCACTGAAAACGCCTCTCGATGCaattatttataattttcaaaattttgttattaaaattttattttaccaagtttaataaaatattatatatttatatattagttTTATTAGTTTTATCTAATGAATAATATATatctaaattttaaatattttaaaaataataataattttttatttgataaatATTAATTAGGGTAACAttgttgttattttatttatttatttattgaagaaATAAGAATAATAGATAAAACAAGTGAAAACTTTTGGATTACTATTACTTCAAATGATATAAAGTGATTCTATAATCATATTTTAAAATGTGTACCGTGGAGGAGTTTCTTATAAAAATGTTCAAGGATCATTCTACATTCTATAAGAAGTTTGTGTTCAATTCTGGTAACTGATTTTCTTGGGATGATACTAGCACTAACCTAACTCTTTAATTGTTTGAAATAAGAGTTCTTATAATTTAAATTTATGTGAGTTCATAGTTTATTGATTGACACAATCAATTAAACTCATTAGATGAatccattaaataattttgtttGGGATATTAAATATGAATAcccatatttaaatatttaaatgtattaaatattaaatacattTATATTCAGAATATTACTGCCTATATTGCATAGTTTCGTAGACAGTAGTGGTGGGCTGCGGCCCCCGCCAGCGCCGCCCCAGTGTAATCAACCAGCACAGATTTTGGAAAAGAAGATTAGTAGACTTCTTGAATTCAGCTCTTTTCCTCTTACAGTCATTATAAAATTTATCCATGATAGAAATAggaaatatattataaatttagtGGCAGTCAATAAATCTATAGAAGATGTCAAATCACATTTAAAAACTGATGCATCCTAAATGTTAATAGCTTCGACGTGACATTGCAGAACTGGTTGCTGTGTGAAACGAATTGCACGAGGGCGAAGTCACATAATTTTCTGTATAATTTCTTACTCCACGTCAATATTTCCATGGAAGGTCACATCAATCTCGCATTTTAAATTATATTAGTGCAATTGTGATAAAAATCGGTGAAACAATAACGTTGGTAGGGCTCACCTACTACGGTTTATGTAGTCAATTGGAGGATAAATAAGTTAAGATAATAGGGGTTATAGTTATTGTTATGGATACCTATCTTTTATACTCGGGATTATTTGTTTTGGGTTTGCATATGGTTTATATAGTCATTTTatgaattaatttatttgattaagttgtatAAGTATTTTGttcatttgaattatttaattagtaaATTATGATTTTAGACATCATTTTTATTAGTAAATAGTAAAACTAATATTTATATCTTTTCACtttgtttaaaatttaaaaattcaaaaaatcaactaACTTTGTAAGAACATAATATTActtttggattgaagattaaaattTAAGATGGTATCTCATCATCAAAACATAAatttacttctttttgtgaaaaaaATTTGAACTTTTTGATATGAGGGAATTTCTCTAGTTCGTGCCTTTAGTCACCTTCAATCCAATAACCTATTTCAATAATTCTAGATCTCTATCTAATTGTTTCTTCTTTCCTTGTAATAACCCCACTCTTTTATACCTTCTTCTATTACAACAatcatataatttttaattttctcctctaacttttttataaaatttatgtATAGTTgaaatcatagagtgtgatccgaaagGTTGATACAACAACCAACACACAATCTTATCCACAAATTTAGCATTcatgtttctaatttctaattattttttgatAATTATGAATCTACATATAAATAAAAAGAGTAAATCTAGAACTAACTCAACAATGAGTTCCAACAATAAACTaaaaaaattatacataaaatatCTTCAACACTTATCCAATtgttaaatagaaaaaaaaaaaataatattaattataacctttaataattcataaaattgccATAACTTATCCAATGGGGTCGTTTCTCAAATGAACCCCAATATGAGACAAATTTTGTGAGTTATAAATGTCAAGTGACTACTATATGTAATCATAGAGTATAATAAAAAATGTTAATGCAAAAAATTATACAACctaattcaaaaacaaaaacaacaaatatTATGAATAATGAAAAATTGATATCTTTAATTTTAAgtgattaaatatataaaatagatTAAGAAATAAACTTTTATGGAGATGCAGTGTAGAAGTGACATTGTGGGCTTGGTAGACATGTGAAGCGAATTGCACGCAAGCAAAGTCAGATAATTTCTTACTCTACGAATGGGACCATAATTGCGTGCAATTGCCATAAAAATGGGTGATGCACTAATATGAGGAAAGCACACTTTCAAAGGGTAAGGTCTAACTTACCATTTAAATGTTATTAGTTaggcctaatttaaataaatgaagcTAAAATAGGAGTTATGTAGCCATTATATTGATTTTggtaatatttataaattaatttatttggTTCTTAATTTAAGTATTAAGAGATTTATCAAATtatattttcatcaaaaaaaaaaaaaaaatcatttaaatattaattaaattatttgtttGTACTTGGATTATATATTAGATGAATTTATGTCATTGTTAATTGAATTAATTATCAATTAGTTAAAAACTTTTAAGAATAATGTTTAATATGATTTGAGTTAGGATAAGCATATGGAATGTAAGTTAGCTCAAATAATTTTGGAACAAGAATTATGGAATTAGAGTAATTATTTGGTTGAACATTGTAACTTATAAACAAAATAGTTTTtcaaaaaagtgaagaaaaaatgatttatttttgtgGGGTTGCCCTTTGATGATTATATTCATTTAAACATTTATTTATTGTCATCACATAATgcattttattgttaatatatttttatatgtttatgtttatttctTATTAAGGGGGAATCAATTGAAGAGGGGTGTGCATGATCAATAACATTCTCATTTTTGTATTTGATTTATCTGGTGCATTAGAAGTTAATCATAAATATTTTATCCCTTGCTAGTATAAATTTATGGGATAACATACACAAAAAGAAAACAACATTAAAGAAGAATCTCCATTTTTTATGTAACACAAGTTTGCCTATCTATTACATTTACTTAATGCATGTTTTGAGACGATACATATTGAAAAGTAGATCATTCATACTTTAAAatttaatgataaaaaatacatCCTCAATCCATTTACTTTGTTAGCTTTTTTCCTACCTAATTTGGAACAATATCttatacatttatatatttgattttaataattAATCAATAATATTCCATTGTATGAAAGATAAAACATTGTAATAATTTGACTCAAAGTATGTCTACTGTTGCAAAGTTGCCCTGACAACCATGATTGTAATCATTTTAATTATAAGATGAAAACCAAATATTTAATTGAATTGCTGCATCTTACACTTTTTTCCAAGGATAACTTAGAATATACCTTTTGCAATTTGGtgtaatttttgttatttttatagTAATGTTCATTATTTTTATATGAAATAATCTACTATCCTGAAGCATACGGTCGATTTTCATGAACTATTAATCACATCACAGGACAAAGCCACTTTATGCCTACACACATAAGGTCGATTTCATTTCATCAATTCTCTTGAGGCAAACAATCAATTTCAGTCAAATGGTTGGTATAGTAGCTACGGGCTCAGTTTTTAAAGCAATTGATCATCATTTCAATGAGTGGTTTTTAAAGCAATTGAGTGATATTTTAATTCAACTTTCAGTTCAATCCCAAGGTATTTCCATTTATCCGGTTGCAAGAAAGATGTTACATTCACACAGTACCTAAAATCCCGAATCAAATGGCCTACAGTTAAACCATTACTGTGTAGTGCTGATCTCGAGGATTGAGACACTGAAAAAGTTAAACCATTACTGTGTAGTGTAGGTTCCACATAATAGTTTAACCGAGAAATACTGCAACTACTTCCATCCATATCCCAACTAGACTCATACCGTGGGCGGGGCACTTCCCGCAATACAACAAGGTAGCTATTTTAGGGCTTAAAATGATCATAGCTAACTGTTCATTGAATGTGTTTGTGCAAGACATAATGGATCTCCAAAAAATAGAGAAGAACACACATGACATTAAGTTATATTTTTAAAGTAGGACAGACAAAAGTTTTGTTGGagtattaattattcacttaattgcattaattcactaaataatcgatggtttaattaataattaattattgatATTTACTAATTtgctaattaattaatttattagagaTAATAAGggatatttagttaattaatttattatttaatatgtcATGATTAAGACATAATTTCTATtagtattaattataaattatttgtATGTTGCTAAGAATGTCAAGATATTTCTATGTGGTGATTAGGACAAATTCTATTACATTGGTTAGAAGCATGATGATTGTGAGTTataacaacccccccccccccccccccacacacacacacgtatatatctatacatatatatatgtatatatacatatacatatgtgtatatgtgtacatgtgtacatgtacatgtacatgtatatatctatatatctaagtTTTACAAAAAACCCAGAAATAAACATTGTAGTCTGAAATCAGtagcaaaagaaaaatgaaaataatttttctAGTTTCGATTGTGTGTGTATCTTTTTTCCCAttaacgtttcgaatcacactccgtgattcatcatcaagatgaaaaacaCATCGAAGGAGATATCTCCTTGGAAttatttttcatcttgatgatgaatcacagtaTCTCCTTGGAATTCTTTTTCATCTTGGCgatgaatcacaaagtgtgattcgaaacgttgatgggacAAAAAATACACACATAGTCGAATCGTGAAAAAttcaaaagaatacaacatggattgtagaaatctcatagcattaaaataattatttataattttatttttattttaaattatataataaatattatattaatttttttgttttaatagttttatttataaatacaaatatatttagaaaaaaattaataattttttatattttaaaatgttaAATCAAATTAATTAGTTTACGTAAATATTTGAGATCATACAAGTTTATGGTAAGTGCTTCTAAGTGGGTTTTTTGAGTTAATTTCAACACATACCTAGCTCTTTGATTGTCTAGATTTGGCATTATCATCGTGAAAATCTACTTGGATCATAGTTTGGTGGTTTATATGATCAATTTGGCTCATTAGGTGAACACATTTAATAGTTTTGTATGAGATATTAAATGTTGGTGGTAGAGTGGTTGGGAATCTTTTAGTAAGCTTATCTCTCATTGTTGTCTTCTTACATATAAATAAAAGGATTAACTAGGAGGTTATTGGCACAATCTTGTTCTTCATTCTTTCTTGAGTGTGGATGTTGTATATTTTAGAAGAACTTGGATCTTGGAAGGTATTGTGATATTTTATTTTCCTAATAATAATACTTTATATATTTTAAGATTTAACTTTTCCTTGCAAGAGTGTCTTCAATGGTTACCAATGCACTATACTCATGTATGTACTTTAAGTGTCGTCTtt
This window harbors:
- the LOC131078703 gene encoding uncharacterized protein LOC131078703, whose amino-acid sequence is MKSTDKQSGSPKTMLGTAKASHIISKLKAASTGIIPTFRTVQIPPPQIFKTDPANFLALVQKLTGKKSAPKKVTGTVGSKKKKKKSIVPDQSAANHSHALAVVDENCFPKQAREKEYPIERDSLEEGGVQICDTFSELFGGLERDFLNTLINSWSARLPEFPMSYPPVEEQIDYHTTIFETLNTGGFSLF